The following proteins come from a genomic window of Crassostrea angulata isolate pt1a10 chromosome 1, ASM2561291v2, whole genome shotgun sequence:
- the LOC128180832 gene encoding pyruvate dehydrogenase (acetyl-transferring) kinase isozyme 2, mitochondrial-like isoform X4, which yields MMMKFRKFRCLLHARHLHSKYVPVPLSMQQYLEFGQKKCERKSFQFLNDEIPIRLAHIMREFEDLPKELLTMKSVKLVRSWYDLSFKEVQAFQDKDPDDKKVLADFSKTIQDILNRHSYVVETMAQGVIEMEDTYGMDDKISERIQYFLDRFYMNRISIRMLLTQHAALFGNISNHPRRIGHIDPNCDVIECVSNAFKAARHICEHYHMQAPDLDIVTAEGSKIVDFVYVPSHIEHILFEVFKNAMRAVVEFHRDKMELPKLKIIVAKGQQDLTIKLCDQGGGVPYKVQDKLFQYMYSTAPRPQYTGHDSPLAGYGYGLPLSRLYARYFQGDLVVSSMEGYGTDVYLYLKVNSSEANECLPIYNTTTSRMYEAEKVVSDWSSSTTWNQSIRTYCTAVKSKQPMITDKSIISIQ from the exons ATGATGATGAAGTTTCGGAAATTCCGATGTCTACTCCATGCAAGGCATCTTCATTCCAAATATGTGCCTGTGCCGTTGTCAATGCAACAGTATTTGGAATTCG GGCAAAAGAAGTGTGAGAGGAAATCTTTTCAATTCTTGAACGATGAGATCCCTATCCGATTGGCCCACATTATGAGGGAGTTTGAAGATCTCCCAAAGGAACTACTGACCATGAAATCGGTCAAGCTTGTACGTAGCTG GTATGACTTGAGCTTCAAAGAAGTACAAGCATTTCAAGACAAGGATCCTGATGATAAAAAAGTCTTAGCTGA TTTCTCAAAAACCATCCAAGACATTCTAAATCGTCATTCCTATGTAGTGGAAACAATGGCTCAG GGTGTTATAGAAATGGAGGATACTTATGGAATGGATGATAAAATTTCAGAGAGGATACAGTATTTCTTGGACAGATTTTACATGAACCGAATCAGTATACGCATGCTTCTAACTCAGCATG CTGCATTGTTTggaaacatttcaaaccatccTCGACGTATAGGGCATATTGATCCCAACTGTGATGTCATAGAATGTGTGTCAA ATGCTTTCAAAGCGGCAAGACATATCTGTGAACATTATCACATGCAGGCACCAGATCTGGACATTGTCACAGCTGAAG gTTCCAAAATCGTTGACTTTGTATATGTACCCAGTCATATAGAACATATATTATTTGAAGTTTTtaag AATGCCATGAGAGCTGTTGTAGAGTTTCACCGAGACAAAATGGAGCTGCCAAAACTAAAGATTATTGTAGCAAAAGGACAGCAAGATCTTACTATCAAG CTGTGTGATCAAGGAGGAGGAGTTCCGTACAAGGTTCAAGACAAGCTGTTCCAGTACATGTACTCTACCGCGCCCCGCCCCCAGTACACAGGTCACGACTCACCATTG GCTGGGTATGGGTATGGACTTCCTTTGTCCCGTCTATATGCCCGGTACTTCCAGGGGGATCTAGTGGTCAGCTCAATGGAAGGCTACGGGACAGATGTCTACCTGTACCTCAAG GTTAATTCATCAGAGGCTAATGAATGTTTACCTATTTACAACACAACTACCTCAAGAATGTATGAGGCAGAAAAAGTTGTTTCCGATTGGTCAAGCAGCACCACTTGGAACCAATCAATTCGCACGTACTGTACAGCAGTGAAATCAAAGCAACCAATGATAACAGACAAGAGTATTATATCAATCCAGTGA
- the LOC128159708 gene encoding uncharacterized protein LOC128159708, with amino-acid sequence MNKRKRHQYQEECFHRAVSDVRTKKLNTYQAAREYQVPTSTVFDHIKEENKIERSTPGPPRMLTEDEEVSLLNYIKHMGTRGFPVSRKLLKSFVVAIVKESGRKTLFNLENGPSKWFFKRHPDISERVPEVLDNSRARMSNWTVTNQYFNLLNKTVEDLGLKDKPAQIFNCDESGFSGKEKCRKKVLVGKGTHAYQQSNLGHSHCTAYVCVAADGTVLPTCIIFEGGLPHRNFTDGILPSWLARFSSCGSIIFFCRTAEVGDQFFSSSTTTIPISHCPFLKRQWLTTSMPWVCCHTQPIFCNPSTFPFLAL; translated from the exons atgaacaaaagaaaaagaCACCAGTACCAAGAGGAATGCTTCCATCGGGCTGTGAgtgatgtaagaacaaaaaagttaaatacTTATCAGGCTGCTCGAGAATACCAAGTGCCTACGTCAACTGTGTTTGACCAcataaaagaagaaaacaagATAGAGAGATCAACGCCAGGTCCACCACGTATGCTTACCGAGGACGAAGAAGTGTCTctattaaattacattaaacatATGGGAACAAGAGGTTTCCCCGTGTCGAGAAAACTATTGAAG TCGTTCGTGGTTGCAATAGTTAAAGAAAGTGGACGAAAAACATTGTTCAACCTAGAAAATGGTCCTTCAAAATGGTTTTTCAAAAGACATCCCGACATTTCGGAAAGAGTTCCCGAGGTGCTAGATAATTCTAGAGCTAGAATGTCCAACTGGACTGTCACGAACCAGTACTTCAATCTTTTGAATAAAACTGTTGAAGACTTGGGCCTTAAGGACAAACCTGCACAGATATTCAACTGTGATGAAAGCGGATTCAGCG GTAAAGAAAAATGTCGAAAGAAGGTTTTGGTTGGTAAAGGCACACATGCGTACCAGCAGTCAAATCTTGGACACTCGCATTGTACAGCGTATGTTTGTGTCGCAGCTGACGGCACGGTGCTTCCAACTTGCATAATCTTTGAAGGAGGTCTGCCCCACAGGAATTTTACGGACGGGATTCTTCCAAGCTGGTTGGCGAGATTTTCGAGTTGTggttcaataatatttttctgcCGCACTGCGGAAGTAGGAGACCAGTTCTTCTCATCTTCGACAACCACGATTCCCATATCTCACTGTCCCTTCTTAAAAAGGCAATGGCTAACGACGTCCATGCCATGGGTTTGCTGCCACACACAACCCATATTCTGCAACCCCTCGACGTTTCCATTTTTGGCCCTTTGA
- the LOC128180832 gene encoding pyruvate dehydrogenase (acetyl-transferring) kinase isozyme 2, mitochondrial-like isoform X2, giving the protein MMMKFRKFRCLLHARHLHSKYVPVPLSMQQYLEFGQKKCERKSFQFLNDEIPIRLAHIMREFEDLPKELLTMKSVKLVRSWYDLSFKEVQAFQDKDPDDKKVLADFSKTIQDILNRHSYVVETMAQGVIEMEDTYGMDDKISERIQYFLDRFYMNRISIRMLLTQHAALFGNISNHPRRIGHIDPNCDVIECVSNAFKAARHICEHYHMQAPDLDIVTAEGSKIVDFVYVPSHIEHILFEVFKNAMRAVVEFHRDKMELPKLKIIVAKGQQDLTIKLCDQGGGVPYKVQDKLFQYMYSTAPRPQYTGHDSPLVGYMDIDRFAHDNGPASLMAGYGYGLPLSRLYARYFQGDLVVSSMEGYGTDVYLYLKVNSSEANECLPIYNTTTSRMYEAEKVVSDWSSSTTWNQSIRTYCTAVKSKQPMITDKSIISIQ; this is encoded by the exons ATGATGATGAAGTTTCGGAAATTCCGATGTCTACTCCATGCAAGGCATCTTCATTCCAAATATGTGCCTGTGCCGTTGTCAATGCAACAGTATTTGGAATTCG GGCAAAAGAAGTGTGAGAGGAAATCTTTTCAATTCTTGAACGATGAGATCCCTATCCGATTGGCCCACATTATGAGGGAGTTTGAAGATCTCCCAAAGGAACTACTGACCATGAAATCGGTCAAGCTTGTACGTAGCTG GTATGACTTGAGCTTCAAAGAAGTACAAGCATTTCAAGACAAGGATCCTGATGATAAAAAAGTCTTAGCTGA TTTCTCAAAAACCATCCAAGACATTCTAAATCGTCATTCCTATGTAGTGGAAACAATGGCTCAG GGTGTTATAGAAATGGAGGATACTTATGGAATGGATGATAAAATTTCAGAGAGGATACAGTATTTCTTGGACAGATTTTACATGAACCGAATCAGTATACGCATGCTTCTAACTCAGCATG CTGCATTGTTTggaaacatttcaaaccatccTCGACGTATAGGGCATATTGATCCCAACTGTGATGTCATAGAATGTGTGTCAA ATGCTTTCAAAGCGGCAAGACATATCTGTGAACATTATCACATGCAGGCACCAGATCTGGACATTGTCACAGCTGAAG gTTCCAAAATCGTTGACTTTGTATATGTACCCAGTCATATAGAACATATATTATTTGAAGTTTTtaag AATGCCATGAGAGCTGTTGTAGAGTTTCACCGAGACAAAATGGAGCTGCCAAAACTAAAGATTATTGTAGCAAAAGGACAGCAAGATCTTACTATCAAG CTGTGTGATCAAGGAGGAGGAGTTCCGTACAAGGTTCAAGACAAGCTGTTCCAGTACATGTACTCTACCGCGCCCCGCCCCCAGTACACAGGTCACGACTCACCATTG GTAGGCTATATGGATATAGACCGATTTGCACATGATAATGGACCAGCAAGCTTAATG GCTGGGTATGGGTATGGACTTCCTTTGTCCCGTCTATATGCCCGGTACTTCCAGGGGGATCTAGTGGTCAGCTCAATGGAAGGCTACGGGACAGATGTCTACCTGTACCTCAAG GTTAATTCATCAGAGGCTAATGAATGTTTACCTATTTACAACACAACTACCTCAAGAATGTATGAGGCAGAAAAAGTTGTTTCCGATTGGTCAAGCAGCACCACTTGGAACCAATCAATTCGCACGTACTGTACAGCAGTGAAATCAAAGCAACCAATGATAACAGACAAGAGTATTATATCAATCCAGTGA
- the LOC128180832 gene encoding pyruvate dehydrogenase (acetyl-transferring) kinase isozyme 2, mitochondrial-like isoform X1, protein MFILHKNSVVMLRAGVFRKIFEGVRWMSHVGSSKPMYRPSPMSLSELLHFGQKKCERKSFQFLNDEIPIRLAHIMREFEDLPKELLTMKSVKLVRSWYDLSFKEVQAFQDKDPDDKKVLADFSKTIQDILNRHSYVVETMAQGVIEMEDTYGMDDKISERIQYFLDRFYMNRISIRMLLTQHAALFGNISNHPRRIGHIDPNCDVIECVSNAFKAARHICEHYHMQAPDLDIVTAEGSKIVDFVYVPSHIEHILFEVFKNAMRAVVEFHRDKMELPKLKIIVAKGQQDLTIKLCDQGGGVPYKVQDKLFQYMYSTAPRPQYTGHDSPLVGYMDIDRFAHDNGPASLMAGYGYGLPLSRLYARYFQGDLVVSSMEGYGTDVYLYLKVNSSEANECLPIYNTTTSRMYEAEKVVSDWSSSTTWNQSIRTYCTAVKSKQPMITDKSIISIQ, encoded by the exons ATGTTTATACTGCATAAGAATAGTGTAGTAATGTTAAGAGCAGGAGTTTTTAGGAAAATATTTGAAGGGGTCAGGTGGATGAGCCATGTTGGGTCATCCAAACCCATGTACAGACCATCTCCTATGTCTCTCTCTGAACTCCTGCACTTTG GGCAAAAGAAGTGTGAGAGGAAATCTTTTCAATTCTTGAACGATGAGATCCCTATCCGATTGGCCCACATTATGAGGGAGTTTGAAGATCTCCCAAAGGAACTACTGACCATGAAATCGGTCAAGCTTGTACGTAGCTG GTATGACTTGAGCTTCAAAGAAGTACAAGCATTTCAAGACAAGGATCCTGATGATAAAAAAGTCTTAGCTGA TTTCTCAAAAACCATCCAAGACATTCTAAATCGTCATTCCTATGTAGTGGAAACAATGGCTCAG GGTGTTATAGAAATGGAGGATACTTATGGAATGGATGATAAAATTTCAGAGAGGATACAGTATTTCTTGGACAGATTTTACATGAACCGAATCAGTATACGCATGCTTCTAACTCAGCATG CTGCATTGTTTggaaacatttcaaaccatccTCGACGTATAGGGCATATTGATCCCAACTGTGATGTCATAGAATGTGTGTCAA ATGCTTTCAAAGCGGCAAGACATATCTGTGAACATTATCACATGCAGGCACCAGATCTGGACATTGTCACAGCTGAAG gTTCCAAAATCGTTGACTTTGTATATGTACCCAGTCATATAGAACATATATTATTTGAAGTTTTtaag AATGCCATGAGAGCTGTTGTAGAGTTTCACCGAGACAAAATGGAGCTGCCAAAACTAAAGATTATTGTAGCAAAAGGACAGCAAGATCTTACTATCAAG CTGTGTGATCAAGGAGGAGGAGTTCCGTACAAGGTTCAAGACAAGCTGTTCCAGTACATGTACTCTACCGCGCCCCGCCCCCAGTACACAGGTCACGACTCACCATTG GTAGGCTATATGGATATAGACCGATTTGCACATGATAATGGACCAGCAAGCTTAATG GCTGGGTATGGGTATGGACTTCCTTTGTCCCGTCTATATGCCCGGTACTTCCAGGGGGATCTAGTGGTCAGCTCAATGGAAGGCTACGGGACAGATGTCTACCTGTACCTCAAG GTTAATTCATCAGAGGCTAATGAATGTTTACCTATTTACAACACAACTACCTCAAGAATGTATGAGGCAGAAAAAGTTGTTTCCGATTGGTCAAGCAGCACCACTTGGAACCAATCAATTCGCACGTACTGTACAGCAGTGAAATCAAAGCAACCAATGATAACAGACAAGAGTATTATATCAATCCAGTGA
- the LOC128180832 gene encoding pyruvate dehydrogenase (acetyl-transferring) kinase isozyme 2, mitochondrial-like isoform X3: protein MFILHKNSVVMLRAGVFRKIFEGVRWMSHVGSSKPMYRPSPMSLSELLHFGQKKCERKSFQFLNDEIPIRLAHIMREFEDLPKELLTMKSVKLVRSWYDLSFKEVQAFQDKDPDDKKVLADFSKTIQDILNRHSYVVETMAQGVIEMEDTYGMDDKISERIQYFLDRFYMNRISIRMLLTQHAALFGNISNHPRRIGHIDPNCDVIECVSNAFKAARHICEHYHMQAPDLDIVTAEGSKIVDFVYVPSHIEHILFEVFKNAMRAVVEFHRDKMELPKLKIIVAKGQQDLTIKLCDQGGGVPYKVQDKLFQYMYSTAPRPQYTGHDSPLAGYGYGLPLSRLYARYFQGDLVVSSMEGYGTDVYLYLKVNSSEANECLPIYNTTTSRMYEAEKVVSDWSSSTTWNQSIRTYCTAVKSKQPMITDKSIISIQ from the exons ATGTTTATACTGCATAAGAATAGTGTAGTAATGTTAAGAGCAGGAGTTTTTAGGAAAATATTTGAAGGGGTCAGGTGGATGAGCCATGTTGGGTCATCCAAACCCATGTACAGACCATCTCCTATGTCTCTCTCTGAACTCCTGCACTTTG GGCAAAAGAAGTGTGAGAGGAAATCTTTTCAATTCTTGAACGATGAGATCCCTATCCGATTGGCCCACATTATGAGGGAGTTTGAAGATCTCCCAAAGGAACTACTGACCATGAAATCGGTCAAGCTTGTACGTAGCTG GTATGACTTGAGCTTCAAAGAAGTACAAGCATTTCAAGACAAGGATCCTGATGATAAAAAAGTCTTAGCTGA TTTCTCAAAAACCATCCAAGACATTCTAAATCGTCATTCCTATGTAGTGGAAACAATGGCTCAG GGTGTTATAGAAATGGAGGATACTTATGGAATGGATGATAAAATTTCAGAGAGGATACAGTATTTCTTGGACAGATTTTACATGAACCGAATCAGTATACGCATGCTTCTAACTCAGCATG CTGCATTGTTTggaaacatttcaaaccatccTCGACGTATAGGGCATATTGATCCCAACTGTGATGTCATAGAATGTGTGTCAA ATGCTTTCAAAGCGGCAAGACATATCTGTGAACATTATCACATGCAGGCACCAGATCTGGACATTGTCACAGCTGAAG gTTCCAAAATCGTTGACTTTGTATATGTACCCAGTCATATAGAACATATATTATTTGAAGTTTTtaag AATGCCATGAGAGCTGTTGTAGAGTTTCACCGAGACAAAATGGAGCTGCCAAAACTAAAGATTATTGTAGCAAAAGGACAGCAAGATCTTACTATCAAG CTGTGTGATCAAGGAGGAGGAGTTCCGTACAAGGTTCAAGACAAGCTGTTCCAGTACATGTACTCTACCGCGCCCCGCCCCCAGTACACAGGTCACGACTCACCATTG GCTGGGTATGGGTATGGACTTCCTTTGTCCCGTCTATATGCCCGGTACTTCCAGGGGGATCTAGTGGTCAGCTCAATGGAAGGCTACGGGACAGATGTCTACCTGTACCTCAAG GTTAATTCATCAGAGGCTAATGAATGTTTACCTATTTACAACACAACTACCTCAAGAATGTATGAGGCAGAAAAAGTTGTTTCCGATTGGTCAAGCAGCACCACTTGGAACCAATCAATTCGCACGTACTGTACAGCAGTGAAATCAAAGCAACCAATGATAACAGACAAGAGTATTATATCAATCCAGTGA
- the LOC128180816 gene encoding toll-like receptor 4 — protein sequence MPVLSMDYLLPTLIVLYWTISIAHGHKQKSCSSEKRCKCIQLADQTWKAICSGLALYQFPTFQEDVSEINLNNNSIRHWNATRQFPFYLRELSMQKNTLFFYGISDLSFIKDLVNLRVLDVSDNVDYERDMGYPAKDFRLLKDLTALYIDGLRLGNFNANEWNLTSLTNLTIVDHCFFVRLDEGFFSGLQNLEYLVINGCPLLKTIDEGVFSWLPFLHTLDLSFNEHLKFAPFKNVSLDLQSTKIQILKAKKVHCTFGIGNLLRRDHIINFQNTSITELDLSSNRIEMMEKDVPKYLPSNLTILNVSDNQFTWGLYMLSYTFLRNLRIADVSLQYSYSFKNINEMGCENSLDCGDTTSESLLFSEDASNHHQASLSRKINISVYVPCKLEKIFFHSSKFYFNIGEVHVRHNHIKEYHVKNNFFYSLIGPMYGMEYAEYVDFSRNFVKNISKSFFDTFPNLTYLDLSKNLLGNCLNENVQYDHFKSLQKLVEIRLSSNEISTLPSKLLSNAVSLEILDLSYNLISNFTFTLSVKSPLKILDLSNNRLREISRENINSLEDKHRRFNLTLDLSGNLLDCTCDTIPFIHWIRDSEINFPNKNSYQCKMSHNRKRTFSELTSILNELGNECSSNAASMTIGITMTVMAVIIVGITTLLYRFRWTIRYFFYLTKWEFQEIISPKEQKRQKDFEYSAFVTYSENDSNFAEIEMVHHLEEEGTLKICLPNRDFSPNVRTYGSITRAIHNSKKIICIVTDAFLEDRWCMYQLQMAEEDRVHREDSDCIVFIFFSPPSEEDMRGVDRSLFLVSLIEQRSYALFPKIEAERALFWQKLVDVLK from the coding sequence ATGCCAGTTTTAAGTATGGATTATTTACTTCCAACATTGATCGTGCTGTATTGGACAATATCAATTGCTCATGGACATAAACAAAAAAGTTGTTCTTCCGAGAAAAGATGCAAATGCATTCAACTTGCTGATCAAACCTGGAAAGCTATTTGCTCGGGTTTAGCCCTATATCAATTCCCAACATTCCAAGAAGATGTTTCGGAGATAAACCTCAACAATAATTCCATTCGTCATTGGAATGCGACTCGCCAATTTCCATTCTACCTCCGAGAGCTTTCGATGCAGAAAAACACCTTATTCTTCTATGGTATTTCAGATCTTTCTTTCATTAAAGATCTTGTCAATCTTAGAGTTTTGGACGTTTCCGATAATGTGGATTATGAACGGGACATGGGATACCCTGCAAAAGACTTTCGGCTTCTAAAAGATCTGACAGCACTGTACATTGATGGACTAAGGCTTGGAAATTTCAATGCCAACGAATGGAATTTAACTAGTTTAACCAATCTTACCATTGTTGACCATTGCTTCTTTGTTAGACTCGACGAAGGTTTTTTCAGCGGGTTGCAAAATCTAGAATATTTGGTGATTAATGGTTGTCCCTTGTTAAAGACAATCGACGAGGGCGTGTTTAGTTGGCTCCCCTTTTTGCATACCTTGGACTTATCCTTCAATGAACACCTGAAGTTCGCTCCCTTTAAAAACGTGTCTCTCGATTTGCAATCTACCAAAATTCAAATTCTGAAGGCCAAGAAAGTGCATTGTACTTTTGGTATAGGAAATCTCTTGCGAAGAGATCATATTATAAACTTTCAGAACACCTCTATCACTGAATTGGACTTGTCAAGCAATCGTATAGAGATGATGGAGAAGGATGTTCCCAAATATCTACCTTCTAATCTTACAATACTAAACGTGTCGGACAATCAGTTTACCTGGGGACTGTACATGTTATCTTACACGTTTCTGAGAAATCTTCGAATCGCAGATGTCAGTTTACAGTATTCctacagttttaaaaatataaatgagatGGGCTGTGAAAATTCTTTAGACTGTGGCGACACGACGTCCGAATCGTTATTATTTTCTGAAGATGCCTCAAACCACCACCAAGCATCCTTATccagaaaaattaatatttctgtGTATGTACCCTGCAAACTCgaaaagatattttttcattcaagcaagttttatttcaacataGGAGAAGTTCATGTCAGGCATAATCATATCAAGGAATATCATGTGAAGAACAATTTTTTCTACAGTTTAATTGGGCCTATGTATGGAATGGAATATGCAGAGTATGTAGATTTCTCTAGAAATTTCGTGAAAAACATCTCTAAATCTTTCTTTGACACTTTTCCAAATCTTACGTATTTAGATTTGAGTAAAAATTTATTAGGAAACTGTTTAAACGAGAACGTTCAATATGACCACTTTAAGTCCCTACAAAAACTCGTAGAAATAAGACTTTCATCGAACGAAATATCAACGCTTCCGAGCAAACTACTTTCAAATGCTGTCTCTTTGGAGATATTGGACTTAAGCTACAACCTGATATCAAATTTTACTTTCACATTAAGCGTCAAGAGTCCACTAAAAATTCTCGATCTATCGAACAACCGACTGCGGGAAATTTCTCGGGAAAATATCAACAGTCTGGAGGACAAACACAGGCGCTTCAACCTAACATTGGATCTCTCGGGCAATCTGCTAGACTGTACCTGTGACACAATTCCTTTCATACATTGGATCAGAGATTCGGAAATAAATTTCCCAAATAAAAACTCTTATCAGTGCAAAATGTCTCACAACAGAAAGCGTACTTTCAGCGAACTAACCAGTATATTGAATGAACTTGGAAATGAATGCTCCTCCAACGCAGCGTCGATGACAATCGGGATAACGATGACCGTGATGGCAGTTATAATCGTCGGTATAACCACCCTACTTTATAGATTTCGATGGACTATTCGATATTTTTTCTATCTTACCAAATGGGAATTTCAAGAAATTATCAGCCCAAAGGAACAGAAAAGACAGAAAGATTTCGAATACTCTGCTTTTGTGACGTACTCGGAGAACGATTCGAACTTCGCAGAAATTGAGATGGTGCATCACTTAGAGGAAGAAGGGACACTCAAAATCTGCTTACCAAATCGAGACTTTAGCCCAAATGTTCGTACTTATGGCAGCATAACCCGTGCTATTCACAATAGCAAGAAAATAATCTGTATCGTTACAGATGCGTTTCTTGAAGACAGATGGTGTATGTACCAGTTACAGATGGCCGAAGAGGACAGGGTACATCGGGAAGACAGCGACTGCAtcgttttcattttcttttcacCTCCATCGGAAGAAGATATGAGAGGAGTTGACCGATCTCTCTTTCTTGTATCACTCATTGAGCAGAGATCGTATGCGCTATTTCCAAAAATTGAAGCGGAGCGCGCCCTATTCTGGCAAAAGTTGGTTGATGTTCTTAAATGA